Proteins encoded in a region of the Halarsenatibacter silvermanii genome:
- a CDS encoding cupin domain-containing protein gives MEVIKMDEIEGITNKRGVTAKQLHKNEDVQIMNLVLKPGDEVPSHSVPVNVFFYVVSGRGTIAIGDEEAEVKQDDIIPCPKNTEMALSADRGEDFSVINVKTPSI, from the coding sequence ATGGAAGTAATTAAAATGGATGAGATCGAAGGAATAACCAACAAAAGAGGCGTAACTGCCAAACAGCTTCACAAAAACGAAGATGTTCAGATAATGAATTTAGTTTTAAAACCAGGGGATGAGGTGCCATCTCATTCCGTGCCGGTTAATGTTTTCTTTTATGTAGTTTCAGGGCGAGGCACCATTGCTATAGGAGATGAAGAAGCTGAAGTAAAGCAAGATGATATTATTCCCTGTCCAAAAAATACAGAGATGGCGCTATCAGCTGATAGAGGAGAAGATTTTTCCGTGATCAATGTAAAAACACCCAGTATTTAA